Part of the Cellulomonas hominis genome, AGGGCCCGTGGCCCGAGGGCACCCGCACGATCACCCTGGGCCTGGGCTGCTTCTGGGGCGCGGAGCGCGCGTTCTGGCAGCTGCCGGGCGTGGTCTCGACGTCGGTGGGCTACCAGGGCGGGTTCACGCCGTACCCGACGTACGAGGAGGTCTGCACCGGCCTGACCGGGCACGCCGAGATGGTCCAGGTCGCGTACGACCCGGCGGTGATCTCGGACGCCGACCTGCTGCGCGCCTTCTGGGAGTCGCACGACCCGACGCAGGGGTACCGGCAGGGCAACGACGTCGGAACCCAGTACCGGTCGGCCGTCTACCCGACGACCCCGGAGCAGGAGGCTGCGGCGCGGGAGACCCTCGCGGCGTACCAGGAGCGGCTGACCCGCGCCGGGTACGGCGAGATCACCACGGAGATCCGGCCCGCCGCGGAGGCCGGGACGTACTACTACGCCGAGGACTACCACCAGCAGTACCTCGACAAGAACCCGAACGGGTACTGCGGGCTCGGCGGCACGGGCGTGTCCTGCCCGCGTCCCCTGGACGCGTGACCGCCGGCGCCGGGACGGGGCGGCCGATCTCGACCGGACGGCCCTGTCCCGGCGCACGCCCCGCCCGCTAGCGTCGCGGGCATGGGCCGACGTGAGGAGCACCGCGCCGCGCTGCGCGCGCTCGACGACGACGTCCGCGCGTACCTGGCGGCGCACTCGGGGCTGCCGGGGCCGCGCGGGAACCTCGAGCTGATCGACGCGTTCGCGGACGTCGCCCCCGGACCGCTCGTCCGGGCGCTCGCCGACGACGCCGACGAGTACCTGCGCTGCTGCGGGACCGCCGGGCTCGGGCGGCTGCTCCTCGAGGCCCGCGGCCGACCCGACGCCGACGACCTGGGCGCCCTGCTCCGGGAGCGGGCCGCCGACCCGCTGTGGCGGGTCCGGGAGGCGACCGCGATGGCGCTCCAGCGGATCGGGGACGACGACCCCGCGACGCTCCGGACCCTCGTCGCGGACTGGGTCCGCGACCCGCACCCGCTGGTCCGCCGCGCCGCCGTCGCCGGCGTCTGCGAGCCGCGCCTGCTCCGCGACCCCGCGACGGCCGCGGCGGCGCTGGACGCCTGCGCCGTGGCGACCGCGGGCCTCGCGGCCGTGCCCCCGGACGCTCGTCGCGATCCCGACGTGCGCACGCTGCGCCAGGCGCTCGGCTACTGCTGGAGCGTGGCCGTCGCGGGCGACCCGGCCGCGGGGCTCCCGGCGTTCGCGGCGCTGCGGGCGGGCGCGGGCGACGACGCCGACGTCGCGTGGGTCGTCCGGGAGAACGAGAAGAAGTCCCGCCTGCGCCGCCTGCTCGACTGACCGGCCCGGCCCGGCGCCACCCGGTCCGGGCGGCGCCGGCCCCGCACCGACGTCCCGACGCCCGCCCCGAGGAGCCGCCCGTGCCGACCCCGCCGCCCGCCGCGTCCCCCAGGCCCGCGACGCCGCCGGCGCCCGGCGCCCGCGCGGCCCGCCGCGACCGCCGCATCGCGGGGACCGCCCTCGCCCTCGTGCTGCCCGCGGTCCTCGCCGGCGGCGGCTGCGGCCCGGCGACGGCCCGGCCCCCGGACGCGGCGATCGCCGTCGACGGACCGGACTGCACGGCGACGGAGGTCCTCGGGGGCCTCGGCGTGGTCCCGCCGGAGGGCCACGACCGGCCGGCTCCGGCAGCGGGCTCGGTCCCCGCGGGGTTCGAGCCCGTCGCGGCGGTGCACTGCCGCGGCCCGCTCGACGCCCCGGTGGCGCTCGTCGAGCCGCCCGACCTCCGGGCGACGATCCCCGCGGCGCCGACCGCGGATGCCGTGCCGCCGGAGTCGACGACGCCCCCGGACGCCGCCCCCGTGACGGTCGTCGAGGCCCGGCTCGAGGGCGACCTGGGCCCGCTGCTCGGCGTCCTCGCCCGGCCGAGCCAGGTCGCCCCGCCCGGCCAGGCGTGCCCGGCGATGTGGGAGTCGCAGCCGCAGGTCTACCTGGTCGACGCGGACGGGCGCGCGGTGCGGGTGCGCTGGCCGTCCGAC contains:
- the msrA gene encoding peptide-methionine (S)-S-oxide reductase MsrA; protein product: MSWLFGSALKSTMVDPSRALKGRDGYAYHVPATHTVLGTPLQGPWPEGTRTITLGLGCFWGAERAFWQLPGVVSTSVGYQGGFTPYPTYEEVCTGLTGHAEMVQVAYDPAVISDADLLRAFWESHDPTQGYRQGNDVGTQYRSAVYPTTPEQEAAARETLAAYQERLTRAGYGEITTEIRPAAEAGTYYYAEDYHQQYLDKNPNGYCGLGGTGVSCPRPLDA
- a CDS encoding HEAT repeat domain-containing protein translates to MGRREEHRAALRALDDDVRAYLAAHSGLPGPRGNLELIDAFADVAPGPLVRALADDADEYLRCCGTAGLGRLLLEARGRPDADDLGALLRERAADPLWRVREATAMALQRIGDDDPATLRTLVADWVRDPHPLVRRAAVAGVCEPRLLRDPATAAAALDACAVATAGLAAVPPDARRDPDVRTLRQALGYCWSVAVAGDPAAGLPAFAALRAGAGDDADVAWVVRENEKKSRLRRLLD